In the Drosophila subpulchrella strain 33 F10 #4 breed RU33 unplaced genomic scaffold, RU_Dsub_v1.1 Primary Assembly Seq379, whole genome shotgun sequence genome, one interval contains:
- the LOC119561849 gene encoding uncharacterized protein LOC119561849 — MENEPAHEPRGQKTLQSKPSTWYPGEARNIAKFPNVLGAIDCTHVRIQSPGGDNGELFRNRKLYFSLSVRIFSRQHQTEAERLYNESEIRPRNTIELCFGVLKR, encoded by the exons ATGGAAAATGAGCCGGCGCATGAACCGCGCGGTCAGAAGACTTTACAGTCGAAGCCCTCAACTTGGTATCCAGGCGAGGCGAGAA ACATAGCAAAGTTTCCCAATGTTCTTGGTGCAATAGATTGCACGCATGTCCGTATACAATCCCCGGGTGGAGACAACGGAGAATTGTTTCGAAACAGAAAATTATACTTTTCATTGAGTGTTCGGATCTTCTCACGACAGCACCA AACTGAAGCTGAGAGACTATACAATGAGTCAGAAATACGACCTCGAAATACAATCGAACTCTGCTTTGGGGTTCTGAAAAGATAG